Proteins encoded together in one Ferroglobus placidus DSM 10642 window:
- a CDS encoding TAXI family TRAP transporter solute-binding subunit has protein sequence MRQTVLLLLIALLIVTTFLGCAQPTEKKTPTPAQTPTLEKKEAVKLRLLTYSVGSSWYIMGSSIAQVIQDYLPPGSSVDVVPGPGAIGNLGLLAKNEGDLAITFDTYAYFAYNGMPPYEEKIPNIRMVVNKLSPYFLLFAVKKEFAEKNNIKTLDDVIKMIKDGKSVVIVTGKKGSLDEYATRVALELYGVTYDDIKKAGGDVLLGTSEDYRVEVLKTGKAQVFADVGTYNHPLWLKLTAATDVVYLPLNDEVIEKFKDYGLTPYTVEKGTFEGMNEDIKTVGLWACIVARSDIPDEIIFIVTKAIVENKERLIEAFAGFERFDVKHAGESLIPLHDGAKKYFESK, from the coding sequence ATGCGACAAACTGTGTTATTACTACTCATTGCACTGTTGATCGTGACGACATTTTTAGGGTGTGCACAACCTACAGAAAAGAAAACACCAACTCCTGCACAGACTCCGACACTTGAGAAAAAAGAGGCTGTTAAATTACGGTTGCTAACTTACAGCGTTGGAAGTAGCTGGTACATAATGGGGAGCAGCATAGCACAAGTCATTCAGGATTATTTACCTCCAGGATCAAGCGTCGATGTTGTTCCGGGACCTGGAGCGATAGGCAATCTCGGTCTTCTTGCAAAAAATGAGGGAGATCTTGCTATAACTTTTGATACCTATGCCTATTTCGCTTACAACGGAATGCCACCCTATGAAGAGAAAATTCCAAATATAAGAATGGTTGTAAACAAATTATCTCCATATTTCCTTCTCTTTGCTGTTAAAAAAGAGTTTGCAGAAAAAAATAACATTAAAACCCTCGATGATGTCATAAAAATGATTAAAGATGGAAAAAGTGTGGTAATTGTAACAGGTAAAAAGGGTTCATTAGATGAATACGCAACAAGAGTTGCCTTAGAACTTTACGGAGTTACATATGATGACATTAAAAAAGCTGGTGGAGATGTTCTACTCGGGACATCGGAAGATTATAGAGTGGAAGTTCTAAAAACAGGCAAAGCTCAAGTTTTCGCAGATGTTGGAACATACAACCATCCACTATGGTTGAAACTAACAGCAGCTACGGATGTCGTTTATTTGCCGCTTAACGATGAAGTTATAGAAAAATTCAAAGATTACGGACTTACACCGTATACCGTTGAAAAGGGAACATTCGAGGGGATGAACGAAGACATAAAGACGGTAGGTCTCTGGGCATGCATAGTTGCAAGAAGTGACATACCAGATGAAATTATATTCATCGTTACAAAGGCAATAGTCGAAAATAAGGAGAGACTTATAGAAGCTTTTGCTGGGTTTGAGAGATTTGACGTTAAACATGCGGGGGAGTCTTTGATTCCTCTTCACGATGGAGCTAAAAAATATTTCGAATCTAAATAA
- a CDS encoding TRAP transporter permease: MNKISNKVTRENIIYLLSSVWVFLQLYVLAILKNDFTLKIVHITFALILAFLVKPSKHPLNKFVDPILVILAALTGIFYLMREEYILERIPLLTPITFPDILFGSLLIFLTVESVRRVAGRVLTVFISLFVLYWIVGPAIPGVMHHGVSLQLIFEQIALSPDGILGFLLYISATYVFMFILFSSILYGTGIGTVYINVALRAVGMKRGGAAKAAIIASSLFGTISGASVSNVLATGTFTIPMMKKAGYRASFAAAVEAIASTGGQLVPPIMGAAAFIMAEVLNVNYLYIITAAIIPAFLYYASIFITVDLIAQRDKLKGFEVKISWKDVLKNLYLFLPLVVLIYRLVTTMSPLGAIVDSLTFTFAFIFFKILVIDKKPRNLKLILDSFSDAAKNATVVACILAGVGMVVGIIGLTGLGQKLTSVIISLSHGNIVVLTVLTMILAILLGMGMPTTAAYVLTASIAAPILIHAGFDKIATHLFVFYFAMLSAVTPPVAVASYAAASLAGSKIEETGFTAFKLATVSYVIPFLMLIYKELTQPSLNSLFTVFFILSGFVALSIAVVGYFGRKLSVAYRILFAFLAILLLQQLLLFKFLGLIILTSMLYILRKKALYEVYQNGND; encoded by the coding sequence TTGAATAAAATCTCGAATAAAGTCACCCGTGAAAATATTATATATCTTCTAAGTTCTGTTTGGGTTTTCCTTCAACTATATGTTCTTGCAATTCTGAAAAATGATTTTACATTAAAAATAGTGCATATAACTTTTGCTCTGATACTCGCTTTTTTAGTTAAACCTTCTAAACATCCATTAAATAAATTTGTGGATCCAATCCTGGTAATCTTAGCAGCATTAACAGGAATTTTCTATTTGATGAGAGAAGAATATATACTTGAAAGAATACCGCTTCTAACGCCTATTACATTTCCAGACATACTTTTTGGTTCGCTATTAATTTTTCTAACAGTTGAAAGTGTTAGAAGAGTTGCAGGAAGAGTTCTAACAGTTTTCATAAGTTTATTCGTACTTTATTGGATCGTTGGTCCTGCCATTCCAGGTGTTATGCACCACGGGGTCAGTCTTCAGCTGATATTCGAGCAAATTGCGTTAAGTCCAGACGGCATACTAGGTTTTCTTCTGTACATTTCAGCAACTTACGTCTTTATGTTCATACTTTTCTCTTCTATCCTCTACGGTACAGGGATCGGGACAGTTTACATTAACGTTGCTCTCAGAGCCGTTGGAATGAAGAGAGGAGGGGCTGCAAAAGCTGCGATAATAGCAAGTTCCCTATTTGGAACTATATCCGGTGCATCTGTTTCTAATGTCCTTGCTACAGGTACTTTTACAATACCTATGATGAAAAAAGCAGGATACAGGGCATCATTTGCCGCAGCCGTAGAGGCTATTGCATCAACGGGAGGTCAGCTAGTTCCACCGATAATGGGTGCTGCAGCTTTTATAATGGCAGAGGTTTTAAACGTTAATTATCTTTATATAATCACTGCTGCAATTATACCAGCTTTCTTATATTATGCTTCTATATTCATAACAGTCGATTTAATTGCTCAAAGAGATAAATTAAAAGGTTTTGAAGTTAAAATAAGCTGGAAAGATGTTCTGAAAAATTTATATCTATTCCTACCTTTAGTCGTTTTGATTTATAGACTCGTAACAACTATGTCACCTTTAGGTGCCATTGTTGACTCATTAACATTTACGTTTGCCTTCATATTTTTCAAAATTTTAGTCATTGACAAAAAACCTAGGAATCTCAAGCTGATATTGGATTCGTTCTCTGATGCTGCAAAAAATGCAACAGTCGTTGCATGCATACTTGCTGGAGTTGGAATGGTTGTGGGAATAATTGGCTTAACCGGACTTGGTCAAAAACTAACAAGTGTGATCATAAGCCTATCCCATGGAAATATTGTCGTACTTACTGTACTGACAATGATTTTAGCAATCCTTCTAGGGATGGGTATGCCGACAACAGCCGCATATGTTCTCACAGCATCTATAGCTGCTCCAATTCTGATACATGCAGGTTTCGACAAAATTGCAACTCACCTTTTTGTCTTCTATTTTGCCATGCTATCAGCCGTAACTCCTCCAGTAGCTGTTGCCTCCTATGCTGCTGCTTCGTTGGCTGGATCAAAGATTGAAGAAACTGGATTTACTGCGTTTAAGCTTGCTACTGTATCATACGTGATTCCATTCTTAATGCTTATATATAAAGAGCTTACTCAGCCCTCCTTAAATTCCCTTTTTACGGTATTTTTTATATTAAGTGGATTCGTTGCTTTATCAATTGCAGTAGTAGGCTATTTTGGAAGAAAACTTAGTGTTGCATACAGAATTTTATTTGCTTTTTTAGCAATCCTCCTCCTTCAACAATTGCTTCTATTTAAATTTTTAGGTCTAATTATATTAACATCAATGTTATATATATTGCGTAAAAAAGCATTATACGAGGTGTATCAAAATGGGAACGACTGA
- a CDS encoding ribbon-helix-helix protein, CopG family: MGTTERISISINEDSKRKLESLRRKSNVSTSECIRHLIELGYSLFRESDVDQETLTAWVEMLSKREHVILDTDYLKVIFSEIEKIKDERFWKEVRKVAASHAVEFLVRGLNSVEDVLKLMEKTNWFEVKKISEKTYSLILIDSSTKEFIKISLEVIFQKMRFPVKIEEGYGKLVIVDLSSNE, from the coding sequence ATGGGAACGACTGAAAGAATAAGTATATCAATTAATGAAGATTCAAAAAGAAAATTAGAATCATTAAGAAGGAAATCCAATGTCAGCACAAGTGAATGTATAAGACATTTAATAGAGCTTGGTTATTCTCTTTTTCGAGAAAGCGATGTCGATCAAGAAACACTAACGGCATGGGTTGAGATGTTATCAAAAAGAGAACATGTAATATTAGATACTGATTATTTAAAAGTTATATTTTCAGAAATAGAGAAAATAAAAGACGAGAGATTTTGGAAAGAAGTTCGAAAAGTCGCAGCGAGTCATGCAGTAGAATTCCTCGTGAGAGGATTAAACTCTGTTGAAGACGTTCTGAAGCTAATGGAAAAAACCAATTGGTTTGAAGTTAAAAAAATTTCTGAGAAAACCTATTCGCTTATACTCATAGATTCATCAACAAAGGAGTTCATAAAAATCTCACTTGAAGTGATATTCCAGAAAATGCGTTTTCCTGTAAAAATAGAGGAGGGTTACGGCAAACTTGTGATAGTAGACCTTAGTAGTAACGAGTAA
- a CDS encoding DDE-type integrase/transposase/recombinase: protein MGVKRISIPKENREKLLVFNRLLRNQTLNKWNPSCPHCNSYHIIKKTDIKRERKGYAKKYLCRDCNSTFTFDNCFEWTHYPPRVVGDIFHLIAKGESYRDIIEFIKDRHGVEMDRKTVINISRYCTERLEMFRKKIDLKLLHPTVWEIDEIYLPRGKGKFFKALTVLDIDTGYILIIYVSNEIDYESAKKTIELALNNSIRPPRKFKCEKNAAIIKAASTLLPKKTKIDAKSKKEKFDHLNNIEGQNRKLRKTLKRGVAYRNKSTLQIRADIYRYDHNFFWRKQGPPPVYYAGINVPKNLTRERFLIAVDKFNKLNL, encoded by the coding sequence ATGGGGGTAAAGAGAATTTCAATTCCTAAAGAAAATAGGGAAAAACTTTTAGTTTTCAACAGGCTCCTCAGAAATCAAACCTTAAACAAATGGAATCCATCCTGTCCTCATTGCAACAGCTATCATATTATAAAAAAGACAGACATAAAAAGAGAAAGAAAAGGATATGCGAAAAAATATTTATGTAGGGATTGTAATAGTACATTTACTTTTGACAATTGCTTTGAATGGACGCATTATCCTCCTAGAGTTGTCGGGGACATATTTCACCTGATAGCAAAAGGTGAATCCTACAGAGACATTATTGAGTTCATCAAGGACCGACATGGGGTCGAAATGGACCGAAAAACTGTGATTAACATATCTAGATATTGCACAGAAAGGTTGGAAATGTTTCGGAAGAAAATTGATCTAAAACTATTACATCCGACAGTCTGGGAGATAGACGAGATATATTTGCCCAGAGGAAAGGGTAAATTTTTCAAAGCGTTAACGGTCCTCGACATTGATACAGGATACATCCTCATAATTTATGTGAGCAATGAAATAGACTACGAATCTGCCAAGAAAACAATAGAGCTGGCGTTGAATAACAGCATACGCCCACCGAGAAAGTTTAAATGTGAGAAAAATGCTGCAATAATAAAAGCAGCTAGCACACTCCTACCAAAAAAGACCAAAATAGATGCAAAATCTAAGAAGGAAAAATTCGACCACTTAAACAATATCGAAGGTCAAAACAGGAAATTAAGAAAGACTTTAAAAAGAGGAGTCGCATATAGAAACAAATCGACGCTCCAAATCAGAGCCGACATATACAGATACGACCATAACTTTTTCTGGAGGAAACAGGGTCCCCCTCCGGTGTACTATGCTGGCATTAATGTGCCGAAAAATCTGACTAGGGAAAGGTTCCTTATAGCGGTCGATAAATTTAATAAATTGAATTTATAA
- a CDS encoding acyclic terpene utilization AtuA family protein: MRIGCGAGFLNDRVDSAKELVKKVDLDYLVFECLAERTLGIILKNSSKGGDAYAPTLLNRMREILPLCIDKGTTVITNEGAADPLTAGFRVANLINEMGYDDVSIGVVIGDKISDNGILKEIVHKKDSEEFLGAFVYLGAEPVVEALKKSVDIVITGRVSDTSLFLAPMIYEFGWELDDWERLAKGATIGHLLECCGQITGGYFASPPEKIVTDLAKLGFPYAEVSEDGEAIISKPEGTGGAVTALTCKEQLLYEIFDPSNYVTPDVVIDFTNVEFQEIGKDRVVVTGARGKPRPENLKVIIFYKSGYIGEGEISYGGYRALERAKLASEVILERLRIRRISFDDVRVDFIGINSLSKAVNLNEFNNIPEVRLRVAVKSKRLDEVKIFCDEVEALLTNGPAGGGGVKTSIDELVRTDYAFIPREKIATKVFVITNR, encoded by the coding sequence ATGAGAATTGGTTGCGGAGCAGGTTTTTTGAACGATCGCGTAGACTCAGCTAAAGAACTTGTAAAAAAAGTAGATTTAGATTACTTGGTCTTCGAGTGTCTCGCAGAAAGAACACTTGGAATAATTCTAAAAAACAGCTCTAAAGGTGGTGATGCTTATGCTCCAACGCTTTTGAACAGAATGCGAGAAATACTCCCTCTTTGTATAGATAAAGGCACAACAGTTATTACAAATGAAGGAGCAGCGGACCCACTAACTGCGGGATTTCGTGTTGCCAACTTAATAAATGAAATGGGGTACGATGACGTCTCAATAGGTGTTGTAATAGGTGATAAAATTTCGGACAATGGTATACTAAAAGAAATTGTCCATAAAAAGGACAGTGAGGAGTTCTTGGGAGCATTCGTATATCTTGGGGCAGAACCGGTTGTAGAAGCTCTAAAAAAAAGTGTTGATATCGTTATAACAGGAAGAGTTTCCGATACTAGCTTATTTCTCGCTCCGATGATTTACGAATTTGGCTGGGAACTCGACGATTGGGAGAGATTAGCTAAAGGAGCGACTATTGGGCATCTGTTAGAGTGTTGTGGTCAAATTACTGGGGGATACTTTGCATCACCTCCTGAGAAAATTGTTACAGACTTAGCAAAATTAGGATTTCCTTATGCAGAAGTATCTGAGGACGGAGAAGCAATAATATCAAAGCCAGAAGGTACTGGTGGAGCTGTAACTGCTTTGACTTGCAAGGAGCAATTACTCTATGAGATTTTTGATCCGTCCAATTATGTGACGCCAGATGTAGTTATAGATTTCACGAATGTGGAATTTCAAGAAATCGGAAAAGATCGAGTAGTAGTTACAGGGGCTCGCGGAAAGCCCAGACCTGAGAATCTGAAAGTTATAATTTTTTATAAAAGCGGATATATTGGAGAGGGAGAAATATCCTATGGAGGTTATCGAGCCTTGGAGCGAGCAAAGCTAGCTTCGGAAGTAATTTTAGAAAGGTTAAGAATCAGACGTATAAGTTTTGATGACGTGAGGGTTGACTTTATAGGCATTAATAGTCTCTCAAAAGCAGTAAATTTAAACGAGTTTAACAACATTCCGGAAGTTAGGTTGAGAGTAGCTGTCAAATCAAAAAGACTTGATGAAGTGAAGATATTTTGTGATGAAGTGGAAGCTCTCCTTACGAATGGTCCAGCTGGGGGTGGTGGAGTTAAGACAAGCATCGATGAACTTGTTAGAACTGATTATGCTTTTATTCCACGAGAAAAGATAGCTACGAAAGTTTTTGTTATAACAAATAGGTAG
- a CDS encoding DUF2080 family transposase-associated protein encodes MKKIKITVEGYEVIEKVVKSAGNSGRIYLPKSWVNKRVKVILLEPIDESS; translated from the coding sequence ATGAAAAAAATCAAGATCACGGTAGAAGGGTACGAAGTAATCGAGAAAGTCGTCAAGAGTGCCGGAAACTCTGGAAGGATATATCTGCCAAAGTCATGGGTCAACAAGAGAGTCAAGGTAATTTTATTGGAGCCTATCGATGAATCAAGTTAA
- a CDS encoding IS6 family transposase, with amino-acid sequence MSKRRDKGLKLLAEGKVLQVKEGEFVVKSEKGDKEYRVVWNRDRWTCECPDFKKGVKCKHIYASMYYLAVRDVKNAATTLKEERTCKNCGRDDEVIKKGIRYNKSGPVQMYYCKRCGKKFSARTGFGGMKKRAEAIVAALDLYFRGLSLRQVAQHLKASYNVEVCHKTVHNWIKRYVKLVNEFVKSVNLDSSARWHVDDSVIKVKGDHIRIWTLLDSETRFILAIHISKSRGAEEALKLLKKGLEVSKKPEEIVSDGLKSYEKAISQKFSGVIHIQSSLREGLNNRAERFFKELKRRVKVMDGFKTRKGAETFVEGYRIYYNFIKKHSSLNDRTPAQSAALSEDCSWLELILRASKR; translated from the coding sequence ATGTCGAAAAGGAGAGATAAGGGGCTTAAACTCCTCGCTGAGGGTAAAGTTCTTCAGGTAAAGGAAGGAGAGTTCGTTGTGAAATCCGAAAAGGGAGATAAAGAGTACAGGGTCGTGTGGAATAGGGACAGATGGACTTGCGAATGTCCCGATTTTAAGAAAGGGGTCAAGTGTAAGCACATATACGCTTCGATGTACTACTTGGCGGTTAGGGATGTAAAAAACGCCGCGACGACTTTGAAAGAGGAAAGAACTTGTAAGAACTGCGGACGAGACGACGAGGTCATAAAAAAGGGAATCAGGTACAACAAATCCGGACCCGTGCAGATGTACTACTGCAAGAGATGTGGAAAGAAGTTCTCCGCGAGAACGGGGTTCGGCGGAATGAAGAAGAGAGCCGAAGCCATAGTGGCTGCGCTCGACCTGTACTTCAGGGGTTTGAGTCTGAGGCAGGTTGCTCAGCACCTCAAAGCGAGCTATAACGTCGAAGTTTGCCACAAAACCGTTCACAACTGGATAAAGAGGTACGTAAAGCTCGTCAACGAGTTCGTCAAGTCGGTGAATTTAGATTCTTCCGCCAGGTGGCATGTCGACGACTCCGTTATTAAGGTGAAGGGTGATCACATCCGAATTTGGACACTGCTCGACAGCGAAACTAGGTTCATCTTGGCTATTCACATCAGCAAGTCAAGAGGAGCCGAAGAGGCTCTAAAGCTTTTAAAAAAAGGTTTGGAGGTTTCGAAAAAACCTGAAGAAATAGTCAGCGACGGTCTCAAGTCTTACGAAAAAGCGATATCACAGAAGTTTTCGGGTGTAATTCACATCCAGTCCTCTCTTAGAGAGGGGCTGAATAACAGAGCTGAGAGATTCTTCAAAGAGCTAAAACGTAGAGTGAAGGTTATGGACGGATTTAAAACTCGGAAAGGAGCAGAAACGTTCGTCGAGGGCTACAGGATTTACTACAATTTCATAAAGAAGCACAGTTCGCTAAACGATCGAACTCCGGCGCAGTCTGCTGCTTTGTCAGAAGATTGCAGCTGGCTGGAACTTATACTCAGAGCCTCCAAAAGATAA
- a CDS encoding IS1 family transposase → MMCPHCKSIKTVKMGCYYTKSGERRQRYKCKSCGRTFVLNPIKPRNYPEEFKEMVVRAVVKEGVGIRQASRIFKLSPNTVTAWVREFSKKDLRNEIRSEKPVIELDEAWSFVKKKENEIWIWIALERNSRKIISYAIGDRSVDTFKKLWDGIGDEIKRKAIFYTDRWDAYNLIPYRQRIVRRGGTNHVERLFLTLRNDNPRFARKSIRFSKSSEMLEIQSNCGFITIIYQHYSDTTVGVLTTTLLFSIFSRTFLKFSRSTFAGIRSPKPQAFRTLDVISKTSLHDKPGYNSHILYIWLVLLCL, encoded by the coding sequence ATGATGTGTCCGCATTGCAAATCGATAAAAACTGTGAAAATGGGCTGTTATTACACGAAATCTGGTGAGAGGAGGCAGAGATACAAATGCAAGAGCTGCGGGAGAACTTTCGTTTTGAATCCGATAAAGCCGAGGAATTATCCCGAGGAATTTAAGGAGATGGTAGTTAGAGCTGTTGTGAAGGAGGGTGTAGGGATAAGACAAGCGAGCAGAATTTTCAAGCTTTCTCCTAACACTGTGACAGCTTGGGTAAGAGAATTTTCTAAAAAAGACCTGAGAAATGAGATTAGATCGGAAAAGCCTGTTATCGAGTTAGATGAAGCTTGGAGTTTTGTTAAGAAAAAGGAAAACGAAATCTGGATTTGGATTGCTTTAGAGAGAAATTCCCGAAAAATAATAAGTTATGCAATAGGAGATCGTTCTGTGGATACTTTCAAGAAATTGTGGGACGGAATTGGCGATGAAATAAAGCGGAAAGCAATTTTCTACACGGATCGCTGGGACGCTTATAATTTGATTCCTTACAGGCAGAGAATCGTAAGAAGAGGAGGAACGAACCACGTTGAAAGGTTATTCTTAACTCTGAGAAATGATAATCCGAGATTCGCAAGAAAATCAATCAGATTCTCAAAATCCTCGGAAATGCTCGAAATTCAATCAAACTGTGGATTCATTACTATAATTTATCAACATTATAGTGACACTACCGTTGGAGTTTTAACAACTACATTACTTTTCTCCATTTTTTCAAGGACATTTCTTAAATTCTCACGATCAACCTTTGCTGGAATTAGATCTCCAAAACCACAAGCGTTTAGAACTTTAGATGTTATCTCTAAAACATCACTCCACGATAAACCTGGATACAATTCACATATACTTTATATATGGCTAGTTCTCTTATGTCTGTAA
- a CDS encoding ATP-dependent nuclease, which produces MKIERLEVKNFRSIYDLSVEFGRITVLIGRNSSGKTSILNAIRVIFENLDTISTEKNLDVNTITEQGLRDQIRGLWFYTHQNKPIKLAVSLNFDKEEGDTLKDICGLESGVEKAYIEVSIEKNDNQITWKLQNIVVYGHVTETVKIAKEALEGMKEIHSKVTKRNVDLKAERFNPLTQCVIVENGTVKNEEVLKSFLDIIKDKVYYIDTFSGVSKMADIPIKGLFTQSITPLELMNAIRNVIRTFALRKMLYDYLRQIRGNIYEYEQPDRAETLTKSYEGTSLSYELFGSGDQITEGILASIISKGKHHVFLIEEPEVHLHPAYVRSLAKVLEILANSLDVQLIIVTHSPDFIAGLKDKRFVIGVRKELIETELEGYLTILPATIVFYPFRGGRLSESLARELGVVPGYFLFSDAVILVEGNSDRILLQRYIDILIEKQLLENLPKLSYTIVPFGRRNLKELIKVFRDDYGLRVFVIADNDQQGRKAVNDAKEMELRENYEVFTTNRKDILCYIKSEDFVKALDESLRGNLEDKYDVVMQDKEIRSVIDEMKLHGACKNGEDLLHRLSGILFNVLKDVDENLLDILEWHKGSLIERDLKQKIAEKVAPKLTEVPDDIMRIILSIDREVGVAYGGRVI; this is translated from the coding sequence ATGAAGATAGAAAGACTTGAAGTAAAAAACTTTAGAAGCATATATGATCTGTCCGTAGAATTTGGAAGAATTACAGTACTTATAGGTAGGAATAGTTCTGGAAAGACTTCAATACTCAACGCTATACGAGTAATATTTGAGAATCTTGATACCATCTCCACTGAGAAGAATCTTGATGTCAACACTATAACCGAGCAGGGATTAAGAGATCAGATTAGAGGACTTTGGTTTTACACTCATCAAAATAAACCAATAAAGCTTGCTGTATCATTAAATTTTGATAAAGAAGAAGGAGACACCTTGAAGGATATATGTGGCTTGGAGAGTGGTGTTGAAAAAGCATACATAGAAGTGTCTATTGAGAAGAACGACAATCAAATTACGTGGAAGCTTCAAAATATAGTTGTTTATGGTCATGTAACAGAGACTGTCAAAATCGCAAAAGAGGCTTTGGAGGGTATGAAAGAAATTCATAGTAAAGTAACGAAACGTAATGTTGATTTGAAAGCTGAAAGATTTAATCCCTTGACGCAATGTGTAATCGTAGAGAATGGAACTGTGAAGAATGAGGAAGTTTTAAAATCATTCTTAGACATTATAAAAGATAAAGTATACTATATAGACACATTTTCTGGTGTCTCTAAAATGGCGGATATCCCGATTAAGGGGCTTTTTACTCAATCTATTACGCCTCTCGAACTTATGAATGCTATTAGAAATGTGATAAGAACTTTTGCCCTTCGTAAAATGCTGTACGATTATCTTAGACAAATAAGGGGTAACATATACGAATATGAACAGCCTGATAGAGCTGAAACCTTAACGAAATCGTATGAGGGCACATCCTTAAGTTATGAGCTCTTCGGAAGTGGAGATCAAATTACTGAAGGAATACTAGCGTCGATTATATCTAAAGGTAAACACCATGTGTTTTTGATAGAAGAACCTGAAGTACACTTACATCCAGCATACGTTAGAAGTTTAGCTAAGGTCTTGGAGATCTTAGCTAACAGCCTAGATGTTCAGCTAATTATAGTTACACATTCTCCAGATTTTATCGCTGGTCTTAAGGATAAGAGATTCGTTATAGGAGTTCGAAAGGAGTTGATTGAAACTGAACTTGAAGGTTACTTAACGATACTCCCAGCCACGATTGTCTTTTATCCATTTCGTGGTGGTAGGCTTAGTGAATCACTTGCCAGAGAATTGGGCGTCGTGCCCGGTTACTTCCTTTTCTCAGATGCTGTGATACTTGTTGAAGGGAATAGCGATCGAATACTGTTGCAACGCTATATTGACATACTAATAGAAAAACAACTACTTGAAAACTTACCTAAACTTAGTTATACTATAGTACCATTCGGTCGAAGAAATCTAAAAGAACTAATAAAAGTCTTTAGAGATGACTATGGGTTGAGAGTGTTTGTAATAGCTGACAATGACCAGCAAGGACGTAAAGCAGTAAATGACGCTAAAGAAATGGAGTTACGTGAAAATTACGAAGTATTCACAACGAATAGAAAAGATATATTATGTTACATAAAATCTGAGGATTTTGTTAAAGCACTTGATGAGTCACTAAGAGGGAATCTTGAGGATAAGTATGATGTCGTCATGCAAGATAAAGAAATTAGATCTGTCATAGATGAGATGAAACTGCATGGTGCCTGCAAAAATGGAGAAGATCTATTACATAGACTTAGCGGAATACTGTTCAACGTTTTAAAAGATGTAGACGAAAACCTTCTTGATATACTTGAATGGCACAAAGGTAGCCTGATTGAACGAGATTTGAAGCAAAAGATTGCAGAAAAGGTTGCACCAAAACTCACAGAAGTTCCAGATGATATTATGAGGATCATTTTAAGTATAGACCGTGAAGTAGGTGTAGCTTATGGTGGTAGGGTCATCTAA
- a CDS encoding ribbon-helix-helix protein, CopG family codes for MRKYYKRVTVALEENEWEDVKELSDMLGKSLSKIIREAVQIYSQIVRRSILNSSSLHEFDKLDLERLYNWIPAMADNQHIIIDNEHWRLLFEAIERIEDQTILNKFYEKVRNSGVAHGFEFFYEGYNTPLKILKRLEFGGWGYVLKKDDETYVFVIKSGIGSKFVEYFLRGVFESQNISAAITRGEGKLIIKILSK; via the coding sequence ATGAGAAAATATTACAAGAGAGTTACAGTAGCCTTAGAAGAGAATGAGTGGGAAGATGTCAAAGAACTAAGTGATATGCTTGGAAAGTCCCTTAGCAAGATAATAAGGGAAGCCGTTCAAATTTATAGTCAGATTGTAAGACGATCAATTTTGAATTCGTCTTCTCTTCACGAGTTTGACAAATTAGATCTAGAAAGATTGTACAACTGGATCCCAGCTATGGCAGATAACCAGCACATAATTATAGACAACGAACATTGGAGGTTGCTTTTTGAAGCAATAGAGAGAATCGAAGATCAAACAATTTTGAACAAATTTTACGAGAAGGTTAGAAACTCTGGTGTAGCCCATGGCTTCGAATTTTTTTACGAGGGATACAATACTCCGTTAAAAATTTTGAAAAGATTAGAATTTGGTGGATGGGGATATGTGTTAAAAAAGGATGATGAAACTTATGTTTTTGTTATAAAAAGTGGAATAGGTTCTAAGTTTGTTGAATATTTCTTGAGAGGTGTCTTTGAGTCACAAAACATTTCAGCAGCAATTACAAGAGGGGAAGGAAAACTTATTATAAAAATTTTATCTAAATAA
- a CDS encoding AtuA-related protein, whose translation MKLGEVAHARAGDKGGTVNISIIPYKEEDYEKLNEILTEERVETFFRSVLGRDIYVKKYELPKIKALNFVIENAFSGVTYSLALDKHGKTLSYILLEMELEDEQRKF comes from the coding sequence ATGAAACTGGGAGAAGTCGCTCATGCGAGAGCTGGAGACAAAGGTGGAACTGTGAATATCTCAATAATTCCCTACAAGGAAGAAGATTACGAAAAATTGAATGAAATTCTTACTGAAGAGAGAGTTGAAACCTTTTTCAGATCTGTTTTGGGAAGAGACATTTATGTCAAAAAATATGAACTCCCAAAGATAAAGGCTTTGAACTTCGTTATTGAAAACGCTTTTTCTGGAGTTACATATTCTCTAGCTTTAGATAAACATGGAAAAACGTTGAGCTACATACTCCTCGAAATGGAGCTTGAAGATGAACAGCGAAAGTTTTAA